In Chitinophaga sp. HK235, a single window of DNA contains:
- a CDS encoding chorismate mutase: MVQTMEEILSKTKFSDPSSDKKPLIISGPCSAETEEQVLATALELQKTGKVDVLRAGIWKPRTRPGSFEGIGTKGLAWLQKARELTGLPLAVEVATAKQVEDALHFGVDILWVGARTTVNPFSVQEVADALKGVDTTVLIKNPINPDLELWIGAVERIQKAGINKVGLIHRGFSSYGNTQYRNAPMWHLAIELKRRMPELPMICDPSHISGRRDILQEVSQEAIDLDYDGLMLETHVDPDNAWSDAKQQVTPSKLAELLDGIVWRREHTDKKDFNTALEKLRAQINQVDDEIMLLLGNRMKIAEKIGMYKKENNITILQTNRWNEILERNIAKGEKLGLTKEFILKYFDAVHLESINRQNRVMNEEK, translated from the coding sequence ATGGTACAGACAATGGAAGAAATATTATCCAAAACCAAATTCTCAGATCCTTCATCTGACAAAAAGCCGCTGATCATCTCCGGTCCCTGCAGCGCTGAAACAGAAGAGCAGGTACTGGCTACCGCGCTGGAATTGCAAAAAACCGGCAAGGTAGACGTACTGCGCGCCGGCATCTGGAAACCCCGCACCCGTCCGGGCTCTTTCGAAGGTATCGGTACCAAAGGCCTCGCCTGGCTGCAGAAAGCCCGCGAACTCACTGGTCTGCCGCTGGCCGTGGAAGTAGCTACCGCTAAACAGGTGGAAGATGCACTGCACTTTGGTGTGGATATCCTGTGGGTAGGAGCCCGAACCACAGTAAACCCCTTCTCTGTACAGGAAGTAGCTGACGCACTCAAAGGGGTAGACACTACCGTGTTGATCAAAAACCCGATCAACCCTGACCTGGAACTGTGGATCGGTGCTGTGGAAAGAATCCAGAAAGCCGGTATTAACAAAGTTGGTCTTATCCACCGCGGTTTCTCCAGCTACGGTAACACTCAATACCGTAATGCTCCCATGTGGCATCTCGCTATCGAACTGAAACGTCGTATGCCGGAACTGCCGATGATCTGCGACCCCAGCCACATCTCCGGCCGCCGCGACATCCTGCAGGAAGTATCTCAGGAAGCAATCGACCTGGATTACGACGGTCTCATGCTCGAAACACACGTAGATCCGGACAACGCTTGGAGCGATGCCAAACAACAGGTAACTCCTTCCAAACTGGCTGAACTGCTTGATGGCATCGTTTGGAGAAGAGAACATACTGATAAAAAAGACTTCAATACCGCCCTGGAAAAACTGCGTGCACAGATCAATCAGGTAGACGATGAAATCATGCTGCTGCTGGGCAACCGTATGAAAATCGCCGAAAAAATCGGTATGTACAAAAAGGAAAACAATATCACCATCCTGCAAACCAATCGCTGGAATGAGATCCTGGAGCGCAACATCGCAAAAGGTGAAAAACTGGGCCTGACCAAAGAATTCATCCTGAAATATTTCGATGCAGTGCACCTGGAATCCATCAACCGCCAGAACAGGGTGATGAACGAAGAAAAATAA
- a CDS encoding prephenate dehydrogenase — MIVTIIGTGLIGGSLAITLREKGVAERIIGVDQHESHLQRAKELNIIDEGMTLDDAMQCSDLIILAIPVDGVLQVLPTLMDKVRPNQVIMDVGSTKQKILQLVAGHPNRGRFVAAHPMAGTEYSGPDAAVRNLFVHKTMVLCDVKNSDEDALEMVEDMVDKLQMRTVYMNGEEHDLHTAYVSHISHITSFALALTVLKKEKESGRIFELASGGFESTVRLAKSSPDMWVPIFKHNRGNVLDVLDEHIHQLQQMKSLLEAEDYDTFYKLIQKSNKIRKILK; from the coding sequence ATGATTGTAACAATAATAGGAACAGGTTTAATAGGCGGCTCGCTGGCCATCACCCTTCGGGAAAAGGGAGTGGCAGAGCGGATCATCGGGGTAGATCAGCACGAATCGCATCTGCAGCGGGCTAAAGAGCTGAACATCATCGATGAAGGTATGACGCTCGACGATGCCATGCAATGCTCCGACCTGATCATACTGGCCATCCCCGTAGATGGTGTGCTGCAGGTACTGCCCACACTCATGGACAAGGTACGGCCCAACCAGGTGATCATGGACGTAGGTTCCACCAAACAAAAAATACTGCAACTCGTTGCCGGTCATCCCAATCGCGGCCGTTTTGTAGCAGCCCACCCGATGGCCGGCACCGAGTATTCCGGCCCCGATGCTGCTGTACGTAACCTGTTCGTACATAAAACCATGGTGCTCTGCGATGTTAAAAACAGTGATGAAGATGCCCTCGAAATGGTAGAGGATATGGTAGACAAACTGCAGATGCGCACTGTATACATGAATGGAGAAGAACACGATCTGCATACAGCTTACGTGTCGCATATCTCCCACATCACCTCTTTTGCACTGGCACTGACCGTACTCAAGAAAGAAAAAGAGTCAGGCCGCATTTTTGAACTGGCCAGCGGTGGTTTCGAATCCACTGTACGTCTCGCTAAAAGTTCACCAGACATGTGGGTGCCGATCTTCAAACACAACCGTGGCAATGTGCTCGACGTACTGGACGAACATATCCATCAGCTGCAGCAGATGAAATCATTGCTGGAAGCAGAAGACTACGACACCTTTTACAAACTGATTCAGAAATCCAATAAAATCAGGAAAATCCTGAAATAA
- a CDS encoding pyridoxal phosphate-dependent aminotransferase, which translates to MQIQVAKRLQGTEEYYFSKKLREIDEMNQNGTRVINLGIGSPDLPPHPSVVAALHEQAALPNTHAYQGYKGIPALRKAMADWYQHYYQVTLNPDTEVLPLIGSKEGIMHICMTYLQAGDEALIPNPGYPTYRSAVNLSGATVVDYDLVEANGWLPDLDALAQKDLSRVKLMWVNYPHMPTGAKVNKAFAAKLIAFAKQHNILICHDNPYSFILNEQPESLLQFEGARDVVLELNSLSKSSNMAGWRVGMLVGKAEWIAEVLRFKSNMDSGMFQPLQMAAVKALQLGKDWYDGLNNIYRARREKVFQLLDLLQCTYDKNQVGMFVWAKIPDTYDNGYTLSDEVLHKARVFITPGGIFGSNGNGYIRVSLCQDEKVFQEAIDRIKTAIK; encoded by the coding sequence ATGCAGATACAGGTTGCTAAAAGATTACAGGGAACAGAAGAATACTACTTCTCCAAAAAACTGCGGGAAATAGATGAGATGAACCAGAACGGTACCAGGGTCATTAATCTGGGTATCGGAAGTCCGGATCTGCCTCCACACCCTTCTGTGGTGGCCGCGCTCCATGAACAGGCTGCCTTGCCCAATACCCACGCGTACCAGGGCTACAAAGGTATCCCCGCTTTACGCAAAGCCATGGCCGACTGGTATCAGCACTATTACCAGGTGACATTAAATCCCGATACGGAAGTGCTCCCGCTCATCGGCTCCAAAGAAGGTATCATGCACATATGCATGACCTACCTCCAGGCCGGCGATGAAGCACTGATCCCTAACCCGGGATACCCCACCTACCGCTCTGCTGTCAACCTCAGTGGTGCTACTGTGGTGGATTACGACCTGGTAGAAGCCAACGGCTGGCTCCCTGATCTGGACGCCCTGGCACAAAAAGACCTCAGCCGTGTAAAGCTGATGTGGGTCAACTACCCGCATATGCCCACCGGTGCTAAGGTCAACAAGGCTTTCGCAGCAAAACTGATCGCCTTCGCCAAACAGCATAATATCCTGATCTGCCACGATAATCCGTACAGCTTCATCCTCAACGAACAGCCGGAAAGCCTGTTGCAGTTTGAAGGTGCACGCGACGTGGTACTGGAGCTCAACTCACTCAGCAAATCCTCCAACATGGCCGGCTGGCGCGTAGGTATGCTGGTAGGTAAAGCCGAATGGATCGCTGAAGTGCTTCGCTTCAAAAGCAATATGGACTCCGGTATGTTCCAGCCTTTACAGATGGCTGCCGTTAAAGCACTGCAACTGGGTAAAGACTGGTACGACGGTCTCAATAATATCTACCGCGCACGCCGCGAAAAAGTATTCCAGCTGCTGGACCTGCTGCAATGCACCTACGATAAAAACCAGGTGGGCATGTTTGTCTGGGCCAAAATACCGGATACTTACGATAACGGCTACACGCTCAGTGATGAAGTGTTACACAAAGCCCGGGTATTTATCACACCAGGTGGCATTTTCGGAAGTAACGGTAACGGCTATATCAGAGTAAGTCTCTGTCAGGATGAAAAAGTTTTCCAGGAAGCCATTGACCGTATTAAAACAGCGATAAAATGA
- a CDS encoding prephenate dehydratase gives MKIAIQGFEGAFHQIAAQSFYGKNTSIEACATFSELVRKVKQDPGVDAGIMAIENSIAGSILPNYSLLKNSGLHVTGEVYLQINQHLMVLPGQTLEDIREVHSHPMALLQCIDFLEKHPHIKLVETEDTALSAKHVRQKKLKSVAAIAGKLAAEIYELDIIEPNIQTNKNNYTRFLALSRTAVPTAPDANKASVYFHTSHERGCLAKVLTKIADAGINLSKLQSFPIPAKEWNYYFHADMEFDSPAHFEKALEKIAPLTENLKVLGIYKKGKTH, from the coding sequence ATGAAAATTGCCATACAAGGGTTTGAAGGTGCTTTTCACCAGATCGCAGCACAGAGCTTCTACGGAAAGAATACCAGCATTGAAGCTTGCGCTACTTTTAGCGAACTGGTACGTAAAGTTAAGCAGGACCCGGGCGTGGATGCCGGTATCATGGCCATCGAAAATTCTATCGCAGGCAGCATTTTACCTAATTACAGCCTCCTCAAAAACTCAGGCCTGCACGTAACCGGTGAAGTGTACCTGCAGATCAACCAGCACCTGATGGTGCTGCCCGGTCAGACTCTGGAAGATATCCGTGAGGTACATTCCCATCCCATGGCTCTTTTACAGTGTATCGACTTTCTGGAGAAACACCCGCATATCAAACTGGTGGAAACCGAAGATACCGCCCTCAGCGCCAAACACGTCCGTCAGAAAAAACTGAAAAGTGTAGCCGCCATCGCCGGTAAACTGGCCGCTGAAATCTATGAACTGGATATCATCGAGCCCAACATCCAGACCAACAAAAACAACTATACCCGTTTCCTGGCGCTGTCCCGTACTGCCGTACCCACCGCGCCGGATGCCAATAAAGCCTCTGTTTATTTTCATACCAGCCATGAGCGCGGCTGCCTGGCCAAAGTGCTGACCAAAATAGCTGACGCCGGTATTAACTTATCCAAGCTGCAGTCCTTTCCCATCCCGGCAAAAGAATGGAACTATTACTTCCACGCCGATATGGAATTTGATTCTCCGGCACACTTCGAAAAAGCGCTCGAAAAAATAGCGCCGCTCACAGAAAATCTGAAAGTGCTGGGCATCTACAAAAAAGGAAAAACACATTAA